From Electrophorus electricus isolate fEleEle1 chromosome 8, fEleEle1.pri, whole genome shotgun sequence, the proteins below share one genomic window:
- the LOC118241866 gene encoding hemoglobin embryonic subunit alpha-like, whose amino-acid sequence MSLTAKDKEVVKGFWAKIAPKIEDIGEDALSRMLVGYPQTKTYFSHWKDLSPGSAEVRKHGKVVLSGVGEAVKTIDDLTNGLLRLSELHAFQLRVDPANFKILSHCLLVVLAIKFPDDFTPEVHVSMDKFLGAVALALSEKYR is encoded by the exons ATGAGTCTTACTGCCAAGGACAAGGAGGTCGTCAAAGGCTTCTGGGCCAAGATCGCCCCGAAAATAGAGGACATCGGTGAAGATGCTCTGTCTAG GATGCTGGTTGGCTACCCCCAGACCAAGACCTACTTCTCCCACTGGAAGGACTTGAGCCCCGGCTCTGCCGAAGTGAGGAAGCACGGAAAGGTCGTGTTGTCTGGCGTGGGCGAAGCTGTAAAAACTATCGATGACCTGACCAATGGGCTGCTCAGACTCAGCGAGCTGCACGCTTTCCAGCTGCGCGTGGACCCAGCCAACTTCAAG atCCTGTCCCACTGTTTGCTTGTGGTTCTGGCCATCAAATTCCCCGATGACTTCACTCCTGAGGTCCACGTGTCTATGGACAAGTTCCTCGGTGCTGTGGCCCTCGCGCTCTCTGAGAAATACAGATGA
- the LOC118241932 gene encoding hemoglobin subunit beta-like has protein sequence MVAWTDAERKAIQDIWGKLKPAAGQKALIRCLIVYPWTQRYFSSFGSLSDAAAIKSNKKVAAHGEVVLKGLGLAVKNMDNIKATYAPLSVLHSEKLHVDPDNFRLLGDCFTIVVAAHLGRAFTADIQAAWQKFVAVVIAALAKQYH, from the exons ATGGTTGCGTGGACAGACGCGGAACGCAAGGCCATCCAGGACATCTGGGGAAAACTGAAACCAGCGGCCGGGCAGAAAGCTTTAATAAG ATGCCTTATTGTGTATCCTTGGACTCAGAGGTATTTCAGTAGCTTCGGAAGCCTTAGTGACGCTGCGGCCATTAAGAGCAATAAGAAGGTGGCAGCTCACGGTGAGGTCGTGCTGAAAGGTCTTGGTCTGGCCGTGAAAAACATGGATAATATCAAGGCCACCTACGCGCCGCTGAGTGTGTTGCACTCTGAGAAACTTCACGTGGATCCAGACAACTTCCGG CTCCTCGGTGATTGTTTTACCATCGTCGTGGCTGCCCATCTTGGTCGCGCTTTCACTGCGGACATCCAAGCCGCGTGGCAGAAGTTTGTCGCGGTCGTCATCGCCGCGCTGGCAAAGCAGTACCACTAA
- the LOC118241836 gene encoding hemoglobin subunit beta-2-like, translating to MVEWTDFERATIQDIFSKIDYDSAGHNALTRCLVVYPWTQRYFAKFGNLYNAAAIMGNPSVAAHGAVVLRGLERAVKNMDNIKAAYTELSVLHSEKLHVDPDNFRLLGDCITIVVAAKMGVSFTPDVQAAFQKFLAVVMAALRKQYQ from the exons ATGGTTGAGTGGACAGATTTCGAGCGCGCTACCATCCAGGACATCTTCTCCAAGATTGACTACGATTCCGCGGGTCATAATGCACTGACAAG ATGTCTTGTCGTGTACCCCTGGACCCAGAGGTATTTCGCCAAATTTGGAAACTTGTACAATGCCGCTGCCATCATGGGAAACCCCAGTGTTGCCGCCCACGGAGCAGTTGTACTGCGCGGTCTGGAGAGAGCCGTGAAGAACATGGACAACATCAAGGCCGCCTACACTGAACTGAGTGTCCTGCACTCCGAGAAACTGCACGTGGATCCCGACAACTTCAGG CTGTTGGGTGACTGCATCACCATCGTCGTTGCCGCCAAAATGGGAGTTAGCTTCACCCCTGATGTCCAGGCAGCTTTCCAGAAGTTCCTGGCTGTCGTAATGGCTGCCCTCAGGAAGCAGTACCAGTAG